One genomic segment of Acanthochromis polyacanthus isolate Apoly-LR-REF ecotype Palm Island chromosome 9, KAUST_Apoly_ChrSc, whole genome shotgun sequence includes these proteins:
- the pkia gene encoding cAMP-dependent protein kinase inhibitor alpha: MSDVEATYADFIASGRTGRRNALHDILQSPTDPEGRELPLTLSLSQLHINAGGGDGDDTEDSQSSSSIQREAEQRNS; encoded by the exons ATGTCTGATGTTGAGGCCACGTACGCAGACTTCATCGCCTCTGGCAGGACGGGCCGCAGGAACGCCCTTCACGACATCCTGCAGAGTCCCACCGACCCCGAGGGACGAGAGCTGCCCCTCACCCTGTCCCTGTCCCAGCTGCACATCAACGCCGGAGGGGGAG ATGGAGACGACACTGAGGACAGCCAGAGCTCCTCTTCTATCCAGAGGGAGGCCGAGCAGAGGAACAGTTAA